Proteins from a genomic interval of Clostridium scatologenes:
- a CDS encoding methylated-DNA--[protein]-cysteine S-methyltransferase, giving the protein MKNMFCYETKIGKISIVENGSSITHMHLGEITFSDVNVLETPLIKKAFKQLQEYLNGTRKIFDLPLAPEGTEFQQKVWNALQQIPYGKTCSYKDIAKNIGNINACRAVGMANNKNPIAIFIPCHRVIGSNGNLIGYAGGLEMKEQLLNLEKQNMDK; this is encoded by the coding sequence ATGAAAAATATGTTCTGCTATGAAACAAAAATCGGTAAAATAAGCATTGTCGAAAACGGCTCATCTATTACTCATATGCATCTTGGAGAAATTACTTTTTCTGATGTAAATGTACTTGAAACTCCATTAATAAAAAAAGCATTTAAACAACTTCAAGAATATTTGAATGGAACTAGAAAAATTTTTGATTTGCCACTAGCACCTGAAGGAACAGAATTTCAACAAAAAGTATGGAATGCATTACAGCAAATTCCATATGGTAAAACCTGCAGTTACAAGGACATAGCAAAAAATATAGGTAATATAAATGCTTGTCGTGCAGTTGGCATGGCAAATAATAAAAATCCAATTGCTATTTTTATTCCCTGCCATCGTGTTATTGGTTCCAATGGTAATCTAATTGGTTATGCAGGTGGTTTAGAGATGAAAGAGCAACTTTTAAACTTAGAAAAACAAAATATGGACAAGTAA
- the plsY gene encoding glycerol-3-phosphate 1-O-acyltransferase PlsY, translating to MIMMIITIMVSFLCGSIPTGYLITKKFCGVDIRTKGSGNIGSTNVKRIVGAKLSILTQIVDITKGIIPIILAMYLAKTTKLPIPTNEYLSIIAIVVVLGHDFTPFLKFKGGKGVNTTVGAFIFVAPLPTLIGVAVHFILRLFTKVVSIRSIAIGITIPVMCIIMNLSISIAVSALFACILMIFRHKDNLMRIIHNEEK from the coding sequence ATGATTATGATGATAATTACAATTATGGTTTCCTTTTTATGTGGTTCAATCCCAACAGGATATTTAATTACTAAAAAATTTTGTGGAGTTGATATAAGAACTAAAGGTAGTGGAAATATAGGCTCCACAAATGTAAAAAGAATTGTAGGGGCTAAATTATCAATCCTTACTCAAATAGTAGATATAACCAAAGGAATAATTCCTATAATTTTAGCTATGTATTTGGCAAAAACTACAAAATTGCCAATACCCACAAATGAATATCTCTCTATTATTGCAATAGTAGTAGTTTTAGGACATGATTTTACCCCTTTCCTTAAATTTAAAGGGGGTAAAGGAGTAAATACAACTGTTGGTGCATTTATTTTTGTAGCACCACTTCCAACACTAATTGGAGTAGCAGTTCATTTTATATTGCGCTTATTTACCAAAGTAGTGTCTATTAGGTCAATTGCAATAGGTATTACAATACCTGTTATGTGTATTATTATGAATCTGTCTATTTCCATAGCAGTTTCTGCGTTATTTGCGTGTATTTTAATGATATTTAGGCATAAAGATAATCTAATGAGAATAATACATAATGAAGAAAAATAG
- a CDS encoding carbon-nitrogen hydrolase family protein, with the protein MNEVKIGLCQMMVEKTSKRDNIKKARSMISSAVDQGAEIVALPEMFNCPYNNKHFREYGESSLKDETLSMLSEVSKEKNIYLVGGSIPEIHEGKVYNSSFIFNNEGKLIGKHRKMHLFDIDIKNKVKFKESEVLTPGDKATIIDTKWGKMGVAICYDIRFPELIRIMALEGAKVVFIPAAFNMTTGPVHWDLSFRARALDNQIYMVGVSPARNVNYSYVAYGNSLLVDPWGKIINKLDEKEGILVQSINLDYIDEVRESLPLLKHRRTDLYKIDYEIKQK; encoded by the coding sequence ATGAATGAAGTTAAAATAGGCTTATGCCAGATGATGGTAGAAAAAACTTCTAAGCGAGATAATATTAAAAAAGCTAGAAGTATGATAAGTAGTGCAGTAGATCAAGGAGCTGAAATTGTAGCGCTTCCGGAGATGTTTAACTGTCCATATAACAACAAACATTTTAGGGAATATGGAGAAAGCTCCTTAAAAGATGAGACTTTAAGTATGCTTTCAGAAGTTTCTAAAGAGAAAAATATATATTTGGTAGGTGGCTCTATTCCTGAGATTCATGAAGGAAAAGTATATAATTCGTCTTTTATATTTAATAATGAAGGAAAATTGATTGGTAAACATAGAAAAATGCATCTATTTGATATAGATATTAAAAATAAAGTAAAATTTAAAGAATCAGAAGTATTAACACCAGGAGATAAAGCCACAATTATAGATACTAAGTGGGGAAAAATGGGGGTAGCTATTTGCTATGATATAAGGTTTCCAGAACTTATAAGAATTATGGCACTTGAAGGTGCTAAAGTAGTATTTATACCTGCTGCATTTAATATGACTACAGGTCCTGTTCATTGGGATCTTTCATTTAGAGCTAGGGCTTTAGATAATCAAATTTATATGGTAGGAGTATCACCAGCTAGAAATGTGAATTATTCTTATGTAGCATATGGAAATTCTTTATTAGTTGATCCTTGGGGGAAAATAATAAATAAGCTGGATGAAAAGGAAGGAATATTAGTGCAAAGTATAAATTTAGATTACATAGATGAAGTTAGAGAATCACTTCCTTTACTAAAGCATAGAAGAACAGACTTATATAAAATAGATTACGAAATTAAACAGAAATGA
- a CDS encoding Bcr/CflA family efflux MFS transporter: MAKTVIRGTQKYLGVKGLIIFIAVMNMFIPLSIDLYLPSLPTMGEYFNASSSIVNLTLVCFFFFFAVGIFIFGPFSDKYGRKPILIIGILIYTIASGLCAVSSTIYQLIAFRIVQALGAGSIIVVSMALIKDCFDGETRDTILAVVQGMSVIAPMAAPIIGAIILKFGNWRDTFLVLMIIGILNLIAAILFEETLPKSERYNGSIKGSITRLFVVGKNPGFISVLIIFSLFMAPYMAYISVSSYVYVKYFHLNEQVYSYFFAANSFFAMLGPVVYLKIACKTTVKKFSNVCFLITLVSGISLIMVGTYSPWLFLISFLPFTLIEGAIRPLSTSILLEQQKKDTGSASSLINAVGTIFGSGGMLLGTLGWSNVVVGMGIILIGATLIALIGWIALGKSKIEVKGI, encoded by the coding sequence ATGGCGAAAACAGTTATTCGTGGAACACAGAAGTATTTGGGTGTTAAAGGACTTATTATATTTATTGCAGTTATGAATATGTTTATTCCTCTATCAATTGATTTATATTTACCATCATTACCTACTATGGGGGAATATTTTAATGCATCATCTTCTATTGTAAATTTAACATTGGTTTGTTTTTTCTTTTTCTTTGCAGTAGGTATTTTCATCTTTGGGCCTTTTAGTGACAAGTATGGTCGAAAACCTATATTAATTATTGGAATTTTAATTTACACTATTGCTAGTGGGCTTTGTGCTGTGTCAAGCACCATTTATCAATTAATCGCATTTCGTATCGTCCAAGCCTTAGGAGCAGGAAGTATTATAGTGGTTTCAATGGCACTAATTAAAGATTGTTTCGATGGAGAAACTAGGGACACTATATTAGCTGTGGTTCAAGGTATGTCTGTTATAGCACCAATGGCTGCACCTATAATAGGAGCAATTATATTGAAATTTGGTAATTGGAGAGATACATTTTTGGTATTGATGATTATAGGAATTTTAAATTTAATTGCAGCAATATTATTTGAAGAAACTTTACCAAAAAGTGAGCGTTATAATGGAAGTATAAAAGGATCTATAACTCGTTTGTTTGTAGTGGGAAAAAATCCAGGCTTTATAAGTGTATTAATCATTTTTTCACTATTTATGGCACCATATATGGCTTACATATCAGTATCATCCTATGTGTACGTTAAGTATTTCCACTTAAATGAGCAGGTTTATAGTTATTTTTTTGCTGCTAATTCTTTCTTTGCTATGCTAGGACCTGTTGTTTACTTAAAAATAGCATGTAAAACTACAGTAAAAAAGTTTTCTAATGTATGTTTTTTGATAACGTTAGTTAGCGGAATTTCTTTAATAATGGTGGGAACATATTCTCCATGGTTGTTCTTAATTTCATTTTTACCTTTTACGCTTATTGAAGGTGCTATCCGTCCATTAAGTACGAGTATTTTATTAGAGCAGCAAAAAAAGGATACAGGCTCTGCTAGCTCATTAATAAATGCTGTAGGTACAATTTTTGGAAGTGGAGGTATGTTACTTGGTACCCTAGGTTGGAGTAACGTAGTAGTAGGTATGGGAATTATTTTAATTGGAGCCACCTTAATTGCATTAATTGGCTGGATAGCTTTAGGAAAATCTAAAATTGAGGTAAAAGGAATCTAA
- a CDS encoding C-GCAxxG-C-C family protein, which produces MIAKIKESVHHFYWDLDITCARTTLYCLSELMSIPVNKQTIQSAIGLHGAGGYRSQCGLVEGSLMFIGIFFSQNGKNDDEISDICYKFAERFTKEFLSLTCYHLRPNGFQENDPPHACEELTVKAIEFTYNFIKSA; this is translated from the coding sequence ATGATAGCTAAAATAAAAGAAAGTGTACATCACTTTTATTGGGATTTAGATATTACTTGTGCAAGAACCACATTATATTGTTTAAGTGAATTGATGAGTATACCAGTTAACAAACAGACAATTCAGTCTGCTATTGGACTACATGGAGCAGGTGGCTACAGATCACAATGTGGTCTAGTAGAAGGTTCTCTTATGTTTATAGGTATTTTCTTTTCTCAAAACGGAAAAAACGATGATGAAATATCTGATATATGTTATAAATTTGCAGAAAGATTTACTAAGGAATTTTTATCATTAACATGTTACCATTTACGACCAAATGGCTTTCAGGAAAATGATCCACCACATGCTTGTGAAGAATTAACTGTAAAGGCTATTGAATTCACCTATAACTTTATAAAATCAGCATAA
- the rd gene encoding rubredoxin, whose protein sequence is MIDNKAFYKLSYGLYIVSSVLDGKLNAQIANSVFQITSDPAMVAVSINKQNLTHEYIQKSKLIGVSALSVETPMDYVARFGFRSGRDTNKFEDISYKLGESGVPIIEDSIASYFELQVEKEVDVFTHTIFVCKVLNAELLKDIDSMTYQYYQDIKRGKISKTPISQNENKTEPIKPTSSASKYKCTICGYIYDPAVGDPDSGILPGTPFEDIPDSWGCPICRVNKENFEKIE, encoded by the coding sequence ATGATTGATAATAAAGCATTTTATAAATTAAGTTATGGGTTATATATAGTAAGTTCTGTTTTGGATGGTAAATTAAATGCACAAATTGCTAATTCAGTTTTTCAAATAACATCAGATCCAGCTATGGTTGCAGTGAGTATTAACAAACAAAATTTAACTCATGAATATATACAAAAAAGTAAATTGATAGGAGTTTCTGCATTATCAGTGGAAACACCTATGGATTATGTAGCAAGATTTGGATTTAGATCAGGAAGAGATACAAATAAATTTGAAGATATATCGTATAAATTAGGAGAAAGTGGTGTACCAATAATTGAGGATAGTATAGCATCTTATTTTGAATTGCAAGTTGAAAAGGAAGTTGATGTTTTTACTCATACAATATTTGTTTGTAAAGTGTTAAATGCAGAATTACTTAAGGATATAGACTCCATGACATATCAATATTATCAAGATATAAAACGTGGTAAAATATCTAAAACTCCAATATCTCAAAACGAAAATAAAACTGAGCCTATAAAGCCAACAAGTTCTGCATCAAAATATAAATGTACAATATGCGGATATATTTATGATCCAGCTGTTGGAGATCCTGATTCAGGAATTTTGCCAGGAACTCCATTTGAAGATATACCAGATAGTTGGGGATGTCCAATTTGCAGAGTTAATAAAGAAAATTTTGAAAAGATAGAATAA
- a CDS encoding tRNA threonylcarbamoyladenosine dehydratase produces the protein MKQHSLSRTELLIGRDSLEKLKNSTVVILGLGGVGSFSFEALVRGGIGHLILVDDDTVCLTNLNRQIHANFDTIGKSKVEVIKERASKINPECKVEIHQTFIKEDNIEDIIPLDADYVVDAIDTVSSKLSLIVWCKNHNIDIISCMGTGNKLDPTQFKIADIYDTKICPLAKVMRYELRKRDIKDLKVLYSEEVPIKPNYEEVVTCKEGCVCTGGTKKCAAKRQIPGSISFVPPVAGMIIGGEVIKDILNINSK, from the coding sequence ATGAAACAACATTCACTTTCAAGAACAGAATTATTAATAGGACGTGATTCTTTAGAAAAGCTAAAAAATAGTACTGTAGTTATTTTAGGATTAGGTGGAGTAGGAAGTTTTTCTTTTGAAGCCTTAGTAAGAGGTGGAATAGGTCATCTTATATTGGTAGATGATGATACTGTTTGCCTAACTAATTTAAATAGACAAATACATGCCAATTTTGATACTATAGGTAAATCTAAAGTTGAAGTTATAAAAGAAAGAGCTTCAAAGATAAATCCAGAATGTAAAGTAGAAATTCATCAAACTTTTATAAAAGAGGATAACATAGAAGACATAATACCTTTAGATGCAGATTATGTAGTTGATGCTATTGATACAGTTTCATCAAAATTATCCTTAATAGTATGGTGTAAAAATCATAACATAGATATAATAAGCTGTATGGGTACAGGAAACAAATTAGACCCTACCCAATTTAAAATAGCTGATATATATGATACAAAAATATGTCCTTTAGCAAAAGTTATGAGATATGAACTTAGAAAAAGAGATATTAAAGACTTAAAGGTTCTTTATTCAGAAGAAGTTCCTATAAAACCTAATTATGAAGAAGTTGTAACTTGTAAAGAAGGTTGTGTTTGCACTGGAGGCACAAAAAAATGTGCAGCCAAAAGACAAATACCAGGAAGCATTTCTTTTGTTCCACCAGTAGCAGGTATGATAATAGGTGGAGAAGTTATTAAGGATATACTAAATATAAACTCTAAA
- a CDS encoding DUF4367 domain-containing protein, translating into MKDKLENFKQISDEILEDICVTDELERKTLEKCNNKRFFKLNPLIVSTISIAALIVTFGLYNHFSHNTNVAYNSVKHEDENNIKKDKELPKIVENKKEDHSKDSTLNDEEKYDSETKNKKINSNTIIENTKLPVDIKNTDTAIKKVDTPSQNSNNTNNKSLNPSEDNLKNAKNDIDKDVDKTAPQGVNLSCSERPLDIEAAEEYFEGKISLPSYVPKGFTLINISIPDNNKKCVKLSYSSDAFYFEILQSKSLSNMQEDKTISVGNNKGCETSVKDANNTNTKISWINSDIQYTLSGNLPENSLIDIAKSIK; encoded by the coding sequence ATGAAGGATAAGTTGGAGAATTTTAAACAAATATCAGATGAAATTCTTGAAGATATTTGTGTAACTGATGAATTAGAAAGAAAAACCTTGGAAAAATGCAATAATAAGAGATTTTTTAAATTAAACCCATTAATTGTTTCTACTATTTCAATTGCTGCTTTAATAGTTACTTTTGGACTATATAATCATTTTTCACATAATACTAATGTTGCTTATAATTCAGTAAAGCATGAAGATGAAAATAATATAAAAAAAGATAAAGAACTTCCCAAAATTGTAGAAAATAAGAAAGAGGATCATTCTAAAGATTCAACTTTAAATGATGAAGAAAAGTATGATTCTGAAACGAAAAATAAAAAAATAAATTCTAATACAATAATTGAAAATACCAAATTACCAGTTGATATTAAAAATACTGATACAGCAATTAAAAAGGTGGATACACCTTCACAAAATTCAAATAATACTAATAATAAATCTTTAAATCCCTCTGAAGATAATTTAAAAAATGCTAAAAATGATATTGATAAAGATGTTGATAAAACTGCTCCACAAGGAGTTAATTTGAGCTGTTCAGAAAGACCTTTAGATATAGAAGCTGCTGAAGAATATTTTGAAGGTAAAATTTCACTTCCTTCTTATGTTCCAAAAGGATTTACTCTTATTAATATATCTATTCCAGATAATAATAAAAAATGTGTTAAGTTGAGTTATAGCTCTGATGCTTTCTATTTTGAAATATTGCAAAGTAAAAGCTTATCCAATATGCAAGAAGATAAAACTATATCTGTTGGAAACAATAAGGGCTGTGAAACTTCTGTTAAAGATGCAAATAACACAAATACGAAAATCAGCTGGATAAATAGTGATATACAATATACTTTAAGTGGTAATTTACCTGAAAACTCCTTGATAGATATAGCTAAGTCCATAAAATAA
- a CDS encoding cyclase family protein encodes MNIIDLTHTISENMPVYPGTERPKLEVASTYKQNGFKETLLTMFSHTGTHMDSPAHLFFQGTTLDSFSSKQFVGKGLVIDCSDLRHGEKITMKYIEAVKEKVEKAEFILFHTGWDKYWNTSSYFGEYPYISEEITEYLLNSSKKGVGLDVIGIDPISDENLTIHKKLLSKNNIVIIENLTNLDKVGDDLFTFCALPLKFKNSDGAPVRAIAILDDNKQNFNLI; translated from the coding sequence ATGAATATAATCGATTTGACACATACTATTTCAGAAAATATGCCTGTCTATCCAGGTACAGAAAGACCTAAATTAGAAGTTGCAAGTACATATAAACAAAATGGCTTTAAAGAAACTTTACTTACAATGTTTTCTCACACAGGAACTCACATGGACTCACCTGCACATTTATTTTTCCAAGGAACTACTCTAGACTCGTTTTCTTCAAAACAGTTTGTAGGAAAAGGTTTAGTTATTGATTGTAGTGATTTAAGGCATGGAGAAAAAATCACCATGAAATATATTGAAGCTGTAAAAGAAAAGGTAGAAAAAGCAGAATTTATTCTTTTCCATACTGGCTGGGATAAATATTGGAATACAAGCTCCTATTTTGGAGAATATCCTTATATCTCAGAAGAAATTACTGAATATTTATTAAATAGCAGTAAGAAAGGTGTAGGTCTAGATGTTATAGGCATTGACCCTATTTCAGACGAAAATTTGACTATTCACAAAAAACTTTTATCCAAAAATAATATAGTTATCATTGAAAACTTAACCAATTTGGATAAGGTTGGAGATGATTTATTTACCTTTTGTGCGCTTCCATTAAAATTTAAGAACTCTGATGGAGCACCAGTTAGAGCAATTGCCATTTTGGATGATAACAAACAAAACTTTAACTTGATATAA
- a CDS encoding sigma-70 family RNA polymerase sigma factor: MNEEIKRLMRSYGNDVLRIAYIYLKDRYLAEDAFQEVFIKVYKNFDKFKKQSSEKTWIISITMNTCKDILRVSWFKKVVMFKDISDDSMSDVCENVDTKVITKIENEKLLKEVMNLPRKHKEIIILYYYEGLSTGDISSMLKIPEGTVRSRLFRARTVLKSNIGGKIEYEG, translated from the coding sequence ATGAATGAAGAAATAAAGAGGTTAATGCGCAGCTATGGGAACGATGTGCTGCGAATTGCTTATATATATTTAAAAGATAGGTATTTAGCAGAAGATGCTTTTCAGGAGGTATTTATCAAGGTTTACAAAAATTTTGATAAATTTAAAAAACAAAGTAGTGAAAAAACGTGGATTATATCTATTACTATGAATACCTGCAAAGACATACTTAGAGTTTCCTGGTTTAAAAAAGTTGTTATGTTTAAGGACATTAGTGATGATTCAATGTCAGATGTTTGTGAAAATGTAGATACTAAAGTTATAACTAAGATTGAAAATGAAAAATTGTTAAAGGAAGTTATGAATTTACCTCGTAAACATAAGGAAATTATAATTCTTTATTATTATGAAGGATTGTCCACTGGGGATATAAGCAGCATGTTGAAAATACCAGAAGGAACTGTACGCAGCCGGCTTTTTCGAGCTAGAACTGTGTTAAAATCTAATATAGGTGGGAAGATTGAATATGAAGGATAA
- a CDS encoding TIGR04076 family protein encodes MSKKPKIKITLVDRKGPCACHRGHCIGDVFDYDEERGRLCPMAMHVAFPYIDILRYGGTLPTCKDGDFRFCCPDVDVINVFRIEKNK; translated from the coding sequence ATGAGCAAGAAGCCAAAAATTAAAATTACATTAGTTGATCGAAAAGGTCCTTGTGCATGTCATAGAGGCCATTGTATTGGCGATGTCTTTGATTATGATGAAGAGAGGGGAAGGCTTTGTCCAATGGCAATGCATGTAGCATTTCCGTATATTGATATTTTACGTTATGGTGGAACTTTACCTACATGTAAAGATGGAGATTTTCGTTTTTGTTGTCCAGATGTAGATGTAATAAATGTTTTTCGAATTGAGAAAAATAAATGA
- a CDS encoding AAA family ATPase produces the protein MKKLIIINGTMGVGKTATSKALYKKLENSVWLDGDWCWMMNPFIANEENKSMVMDNITHLLKNFLTNSSYEYVIFNWVIHLEEIFEMILSKLDGLEFEVIKITLICNETSFIKRVSKDIKNNLREKEALDAGLNRIPLYENMNTIKIDTSDISISETADKIIEIIKNDTIE, from the coding sequence ATGAAAAAATTAATTATTATAAATGGAACTATGGGAGTTGGAAAAACCGCAACTAGCAAAGCATTGTATAAAAAACTAGAAAATTCAGTATGGCTTGATGGTGATTGGTGCTGGATGATGAACCCTTTTATTGCAAATGAAGAAAATAAGTCAATGGTTATGGATAACATAACTCATCTTTTAAAAAATTTTCTAACGAATTCATCTTATGAATACGTAATATTCAATTGGGTAATACACCTAGAAGAAATATTTGAAATGATTTTAAGTAAACTTGACGGGTTAGAATTTGAAGTAATTAAGATAACCCTTATTTGCAATGAAACCAGTTTTATAAAAAGAGTATCAAAGGATATAAAAAATAATTTAAGAGAAAAAGAAGCTTTGGATGCTGGTTTAAATCGCATCCCTCTATATGAAAACATGAATACTATAAAAATTGATACAAGTGATATTTCCATTTCAGAAACAGCCGATAAAATTATTGAAATTATTAAAAATGACACTATCGAATAG
- a CDS encoding epoxyqueuosine reductase — protein MDNNYIKKLAYSFGADVCGIGSIDRFKDAPKGFHPLDIYSEAKSVISIGKHFPSSLFAASTKAPYTLVKNKSIQLLDDIAIKLTFHIEKQGYKAIPIPCDEPYEYWDSENKHGRGILSLKHAAQACGIGCIGKNTLLLNEKYGNRLYLGAVITNIDFASDALSRNLCIESCNLCLKSCPQSALDGTTIIQKKCRQSCISSTPGGGFIYSCCTCREVCPFSKI, from the coding sequence ATGGATAATAATTATATAAAAAAATTAGCTTACTCATTTGGTGCCGATGTATGTGGAATTGGAAGTATAGACAGATTTAAAGATGCTCCAAAGGGTTTTCATCCTCTAGATATTTATTCTGAAGCAAAATCAGTTATATCAATTGGTAAACACTTTCCCTCAAGCTTATTTGCTGCAAGCACTAAAGCTCCTTATACTCTTGTAAAAAATAAATCAATTCAATTGTTAGATGACATTGCCATTAAACTGACTTTTCATATTGAGAAGCAAGGTTACAAAGCAATTCCAATTCCATGTGATGAACCTTATGAATATTGGGATTCAGAAAACAAACATGGAAGAGGAATATTGTCACTAAAGCATGCAGCTCAAGCTTGTGGTATCGGATGTATTGGTAAAAATACATTATTACTAAATGAAAAATATGGAAACAGACTTTATCTTGGAGCAGTGATTACAAATATAGATTTTGCTTCAGATGCTTTATCCCGTAATTTATGTATTGAAAGTTGCAATCTTTGTTTAAAATCCTGTCCTCAATCTGCACTAGATGGCACTACAATAATTCAAAAGAAATGTAGACAATCCTGTATCTCCTCAACTCCTGGTGGTGGATTTATATATTCCTGCTGTACTTGCAGAGAAGTATGTCCTTTTTCAAAAATATAA
- a CDS encoding protease complex subunit PrcB family protein produces the protein MIRKKLISICIALAVCAVSMPISAKGAGIISNTNYVSQQPKIYDNIKFEVITYNSAPEALIKAIDTYKDTEGFVYYLDSTSNNLYVAIMLGEKPTGGYNIKVDSVKDADGKANILVKEAGPDKNELLNQMVTYPYTIIKTQVSSPNISVKNSSGKVYDLLSDKKDDGNLIIGSSFVLGQLKDIYTTNDFIFLEIQNGNNESELFYVNNNDEWKNKLKNLKLNSNVSVQYALGTPQKYDEKSAFPLSKINLPVDINCLKDKNWQDLKSYSNVISNKQWKVYFNQQLKEESVNDSNVYVTDSNGNIIPTAVHLLEDKKSISITPYKPYELGQNYYIFITNKVNGTDNSVLKGFRMNFQIMDSFIIK, from the coding sequence ATGATTAGAAAAAAATTAATATCTATTTGTATTGCATTAGCTGTATGTGCAGTATCTATGCCTATTTCAGCAAAAGGAGCTGGGATAATTTCAAATACAAACTATGTCAGTCAGCAGCCAAAGATTTATGATAATATTAAGTTTGAAGTGATAACATATAACAGTGCTCCAGAAGCTTTAATAAAAGCTATAGACACTTATAAGGATACTGAAGGATTTGTTTATTATTTAGACAGTACTTCAAATAATTTGTATGTGGCTATTATGTTAGGAGAAAAACCTACTGGCGGGTACAATATTAAAGTGGATTCTGTAAAGGATGCAGATGGGAAAGCTAATATATTGGTGAAAGAAGCAGGGCCAGATAAAAATGAATTACTAAATCAGATGGTAACTTATCCGTATACTATAATAAAGACTCAAGTATCATCTCCGAATATAAGTGTAAAAAATTCTTCAGGAAAAGTTTATGACTTGCTAAGTGATAAAAAAGATGATGGAAATTTAATAATAGGTTCTTCCTTCGTTTTAGGTCAATTAAAAGATATATATACCACAAATGATTTTATATTTTTAGAAATTCAAAATGGAAATAATGAATCAGAGCTATTTTATGTTAATAACAATGATGAATGGAAAAATAAATTAAAGAATTTGAAATTAAACAGTAATGTAAGTGTACAATATGCATTGGGAACTCCACAAAAATATGATGAAAAATCTGCATTCCCTTTAAGTAAAATAAATTTACCTGTAGATATTAATTGTTTAAAGGATAAAAACTGGCAGGATCTAAAGAGTTACTCAAATGTTATTTCAAATAAGCAGTGGAAAGTATACTTTAATCAACAACTTAAAGAAGAAAGTGTAAATGATTCAAATGTTTATGTGACAGATAGCAATGGAAATATAATTCCAACAGCAGTACATTTGTTGGAAGATAAAAAATCTATAAGCATAACTCCATATAAACCTTATGAACTTGGACAAAACTATTACATTTTTATAACGAATAAAGTAAATGGTACTGATAATTCTGTTTTAAAAGGTTTTAGAATGAACTTTCAAATAATGGATAGCTTCATTATAAAATAG